The Amycolatopsis endophytica genome includes the window GTCGACCTGCAGCTGCTCGTCGAGTACGGCGTGTCCATCGCGGACCTGTCGCGCTCGGTGCGGCGCAACGTGATCACGGCGGTGGAGACGATGACCGGGCTGGAGGTCGTCGAGGTCAACATCAATGTGACCGACGTGCACATCCCCGGCGACGACAGTGATGCCCCGGCCGAGTCCGGCCGCGTGCAGTGACCGCGGGCGTCGAGATCGACGCCGGCCGCATCGCCACCGCTGTGCAGGCCTGCCCGCTCGTGGCGGGCCTGCACAGCGGACGGCTCGGCGAGATCGCCACCTACCTGCCCGGCCGCCGCGTGCCCGGCGTCCGGATCCGGCCGGAGGAGATCACCGTCGGGGTCATCGGCCGTTACCCCGCCCCGGTCACCGATATCGGACGCGAGGTTCGCGCCGCGGTCGGGCCGGTGGGCCGGGCGGTCCACGTCTGGATCGGCGACATCACCGCGGACGGCCCACGACCGGCGTGAGCCCACGCAACGAAGGAAGGCGATTTTCGTGTCCACCACTCACATCGGCCTGCTGACCGGCCTCGTGCTCGGCCTGGCGGCCGCGTTCGGCGGGTTCGGCGCGTTCCTCGCCGTGCTCGTCCTCGGCGCACTCGGCCTGGGCGTAGGCCGCTACCTCGACGGCAAGCTCGACTTGTCGCAGTTGACCCGCCGCGACCGCGGCTAGAAAGCTGTTCCGTAACGATTTGCGTGGCGGTGCGGGCGGCGGAACCTGAGGCGGCCCCTGGCTGTGGGATCGCCTCCTCATGAACGCCAGTTCACCACGTCGGCGCTGTCCTCGCCAGGAACCACCTCAGAACCTGCGGCGGTGCCGGTTGACGGCCCACCGCAAGCGGCTCCGCCGCTGAGGAAAACAACCCAAGGGGGTGCCATGACCACCACGACCCAGCCGGCGCCGCCGGACGTCGGCGACCGTGGCCTGACCACCGTCGCCGCACGCGCGGTCGAGCGGATCGCCGCCGAGGCGGTCACCGAGGTCGACGGCGTGGGTGGCGCCGCGGGCCGGGTGCTCGGCATTGCGACCGGTGGCGAGGACTTCGACCGCTCCGCGAAGGTCACCGCCACGGTCGCCCACCACCGGGTGACGCTCACCGTGCGCCTGTCGGTCGTCTATCCGAACCCGGTCGCGGCCACCACCGAATCCGCGCGCCGCCATCTGAGGCGCCGGGTGGAGGAGTTGACCGGGATGCCCGTCACCAGCGTCGACATCACCGTCACCGCGCTGCACAGCGACACCGTCACCACGAGGAGGGTGCAGTGAAACGCCGCCCCCGCCGCAGCCTTCCCGCGGCTCTGACCGCCCTGGTGCTGCTCGCCGCCTCGGTGGTCGTGGCCGCGTCGGCGATCCAGACGCTGCTGCGCGAGAAGCCCTGGATCAGCTACGACAGCGCCGCCCGCACCCTGCACGGTCTGCAGTGGACGGAGCTGCCACTGGCGATCGCCGGTGGCGTGGTCGCGGCGCTGGGCCTGGTCCTGGTGCTGGCCGCGGTCCTGCCCGGCGCGCTCACCATCCTGCCCCTGCGGGCCGGCACCGACGATGTGGACGCGGGCGCGTCCCGGCGCAGCTACCGCAGCACACTCCGGGCCGCGGTATCCACTGTGGACGGTGTCGCGTCGGCGAAACTCAAGCTGCGCAAGCGCAGGGTGTCCGCCCGCGTGCGAACCGACCGCACCAGGCCCGACGGCCTCGGCGACGCGGTGCGGTCCGCGCTGACCGACCGGATCGAGCAGATCCAGCCCGCCGCGACGCCGAAGGTCAAGGTCGTGGTCAAGGCCCCGAGGAGCCGATGATGCCCAGCCTCAACCGTCCCGCCCGTCTCAACCGTGGCCTGCTCGTCGTGACCGGCTTGGTCCTGCTCGCCGCCGGAGCCTTCACGCTGGCCACGCACTTCCGCGCGCTGACCGTGCTCGACCCCGACGCCACGCTGGTGCCCGGCACGGCCGCGCCACCCACCTGGGTCTTCTACGTCATCGCCGCGGGCGCGATCGTCGTCGGCCTGCTCGCGCTGCGCTGGCTGCTCGCCCAGCTGGCGCACAAACCCAGGTCCCGCACGTGGCGTCTGGAATCCGACCCCGACACCGGCCGCACCGAACTGCCCGCCGGGGTCGCGGTCGCCCCGCTCACCGACGAGATCCGCGGCTATCCCGGCGTCCACCACGTGGACGCGACGCTGGCCGGCGGGCGGGACGACGCCGCACTCGCGCTCGTGGTCACCGCCGAACAGGACGCCGACATCGCCACTCTGCGTGAGGAGATCACCGCGACGGCACTGCCCCGGCTGCGTCAGGCGCTCGATCTGGACACCCTGCCCACCACCCTCGAAGTCCGGTTCAGCACCGCGGGCGGTGCGCGCACGGTGCGCTGACCGGGCTTCCGCCCGTGTCCAGGAGAGGAGCCCGGTGCCCGTCCCCGCCCCGCGCCCGCCCCGGATCCGGCGGTCGCTGCGCCGGGTCCTGCTGACCCTGACCCGCTACCGGGAGCGCGACGGTGACCACTACGCCGCGGCGGTCACCTTCTTCACGTTGCTGTCGGTGGTGCCGCTGCTGATGATCGCCGTGTCGGTGGCGGGATTCGTCCTGGCCGGGGACCGGGAGCTGACCGCGCAGCTCGACCGCGTCCTGGCGAACACCTTCCCCGCGGCCATCGGCGACGAGGCCCGCGGTGTGGTGGCGGTCGTGATCGCCGAACGCGGCAAGCTCGGGCTCGTGGCACTGGCCGCCTGCCTGTACTCGGGCTGGAGCTGGATCAGCAACCTGCGCGACGCCGTGACCGCCCTGCTCGGCCAGCCCCGCGGCGCCCGGCCCCTGCTGCGCACTGCGCTGGCCGATCTCGCGACACTTGCGGGCATCGGCGGCGCGTTGCTCGTCTCGTGCCTGCTGGCCTCGCTCACCGGCACCGCCGGGATCTGGCTGCTCACGCTCACCGGTCTCGCGGACACGGCCGGCGCGCACCTCGCCCTCGTCGCGGGCTCGGTGCTGCTGAGCCTCACCGCCAACTGGCTCGTCGTCGCCTGGTGCCTGGCCTCGTTGCCGCGAGAGCGGTGCCCGCTCGCCCCTGGCCTGCGTCCCGCCGCGGTCGCCGCGATCGGCCTCGGCGCCCTGCAGCAGGCCGGCGGGCTCTACCTGCACCTGCTCGGCAGGTCTCCCGCCGTGGCCACCCTCGGCGCACTGGTGGGGGCGCTGCTGTTCGTCTACCTCACCGTCCGCTGGCTCCTGCTCGTGACGGTGTGGACCACGACCGCCGGTCCCCGGCAGGACACCAGCCCGGCCGGGGACGTCCGCCGCGCCAGCGGCACCCTCGCGGCCGGCGCGTCCGCCGGAGTCGCGCTGCGCACCCTGTCCGGCAGGTGAGGGCCGCGTGTCCGTCACCGGGCGCCCTGGTGACGGACACGCGATCGACCGTGGCCGCCCCCGGACGGCCGCGCCCGGTTCCGGGCTGCCCCGGAGGGCTGATCAGGGCTTGGTGAGCCCGACCTGGAGCACGTCGAGGTAGCGGCTGCGGAACCCGGCCTCGGAGTAGGCGAGGTAGAACTCCCACATCCGGCGGAAGGTCTCGTCGAAACCGAGTCCGGCGATGCGGGGCCAGGCGTCCAGGAACCGTTGCCGCCACAGGCGCAGTGTCCGCGCGTAGGAGTCCCCGAGGCTGCGCTGCCCCCCGACGTGGAGCGTGGTGTGGCGGTCGACGGCGTCGGCGATCGCCTCGCGGGACAGCAGGTGCCCGCCGGGGAAGATGTACTTGTGGATCCAGGTGTAGGACCGGCGGGTGGCCAGCATGCGGTCGTGCGGCATGGTGATCGCCTGCAGCGCGGCCCGGCCACCCGGCACGAGGAGCCGGTCGAGCGTGGCGAAGTAGGCAGGCCAGTACTCCTCGCCGACCGCCTCGATCATTTCCACGCTGGCGATCGCGTCGTAGCTGCCGCGCGCCTCGCGGTAGTCGCGCAGCACGACCTCGACCCGGTCGGCGACGCCGGCTTCGGCGAGGCGTTTGCGGGCGAGGGTCTGCTGTTCGGCGGAGATGGTGAGGGTGGTGACCTGCGCCCCGCGTCGCGCGGCGCGCAGGGCCAGCTCACCCCAGCCGGTGCCGATCTCCAGCAGCCGGGTGCCGTCACGGACCCCCGCGAGATCCAGGATGCCGTCGATCTTGCGCCGCTGGGCGGCGGCGAGATCCTCGTTGTCGTCATGGAACCAGGCGGC containing:
- a CDS encoding YihY/virulence factor BrkB family protein, whose protein sequence is MPVPAPRPPRIRRSLRRVLLTLTRYRERDGDHYAAAVTFFTLLSVVPLLMIAVSVAGFVLAGDRELTAQLDRVLANTFPAAIGDEARGVVAVVIAERGKLGLVALAACLYSGWSWISNLRDAVTALLGQPRGARPLLRTALADLATLAGIGGALLVSCLLASLTGTAGIWLLTLTGLADTAGAHLALVAGSVLLSLTANWLVVAWCLASLPRERCPLAPGLRPAAVAAIGLGALQQAGGLYLHLLGRSPAVATLGALVGALLFVYLTVRWLLLVTVWTTTAGPRQDTSPAGDVRRASGTLAAGASAGVALRTLSGR
- a CDS encoding SAM-dependent methyltransferase, encoding MTSAPSLPVPHAPARARIAEGLFRFAVRRVPVTVELPGGERIGAGGPRLRINQPRAFFHRLGADAKIGFGESYLACEFTAVDDLADALTPFAARMATLVPPPLQALRRFVDARKPRAERNTITGAQANISRHYDLSNDLFAEFLDETMTYSAAWFHDDNEDLAAAQRRKIDGILDLAGVRDGTRLLEIGTGWGELALRAARRGAQVTTLTISAEQQTLARKRLAEAGVADRVEVVLRDYREARGSYDAIASVEMIEAVGEEYWPAYFATLDRLLVPGGRAALQAITMPHDRMLATRRSYTWIHKYIFPGGHLLSREAIADAVDRHTTLHVGGQRSLGDSYARTLRLWRQRFLDAWPRIAGLGFDETFRRMWEFYLAYSEAGFRSRYLDVLQVGLTKP
- a CDS encoding DUF6286 domain-containing protein, which translates into the protein MKRRPRRSLPAALTALVLLAASVVVAASAIQTLLREKPWISYDSAARTLHGLQWTELPLAIAGGVVAALGLVLVLAAVLPGALTILPLRAGTDDVDAGASRRSYRSTLRAAVSTVDGVASAKLKLRKRRVSARVRTDRTRPDGLGDAVRSALTDRIEQIQPAATPKVKVVVKAPRSR
- a CDS encoding Asp23/Gls24 family envelope stress response protein, with the protein product MTTTTQPAPPDVGDRGLTTVAARAVERIAAEAVTEVDGVGGAAGRVLGIATGGEDFDRSAKVTATVAHHRVTLTVRLSVVYPNPVAATTESARRHLRRRVEELTGMPVTSVDITVTALHSDTVTTRRVQ
- a CDS encoding alkaline shock response membrane anchor protein AmaP; translated protein: MPSLNRPARLNRGLLVVTGLVLLAAGAFTLATHFRALTVLDPDATLVPGTAAPPTWVFYVIAAGAIVVGLLALRWLLAQLAHKPRSRTWRLESDPDTGRTELPAGVAVAPLTDEIRGYPGVHHVDATLAGGRDDAALALVVTAEQDADIATLREEITATALPRLRQALDLDTLPTTLEVRFSTAGGARTVR